In Candidatus Manganitrophus morganii, the genomic window ATCCGTGATTTTGCTCTTGCGATGCTTTTTGGATTGATCGTCGGGACCTATTCCTCCTGGTTTATTGCAAGCCCGCTGCTTCTCTTGTGGGAAAAGAGAGCCAAGGTGTTGAAAAGAGCTTCTACACAGAGCTGAGAACAATGACCGCAACCCCCATCCTTCCTTCCGGCCGGCTCCGGGACACCCGGTTGCCGGTCCTCCTGCAGCTTCTTCGAAGCGAGCTTAAAACCGGCGTTCTCACCCTCAAACGAAACGATTTGAACAAGTCGATCTTTCTCCAGGAGGGGGACATTATTTTTGCCTCTTCACTCTACTCCGATGATCGTTTGGGAGAGGTGCTCCTGAAGGCAGGGAAGATCAACTTTAGGCAGTACGAGATTTCCGTCGATCTGCTGAAGAAGACCGGCAAGCGGCAAGGAACCATTTTGGTTGAACAGGGTTTCATTGCTCCGAAGGATCTCTTCGAAGGGGTGGTCTTTCAGGTAAGAGAGATTGTTTTGAGCCCTTTTACCTGGGTCGAGGGAGATTATGAATTTATAGAAGGACCGCTCCCTTCGGAGGAGGTGATCACGCTCCAGATCAGCACGGGGGATATTATTCTGGATGGGATTAAGCGGATCCAGGATTGGAACCGGTTGATCCGCGATCTCCCTCCGCTTAATAGTGTCCTACACCTTTCCAACGATCCCCGCTCTCTTTTTCAGAGTGTGAACCTCAGCGCGGCCGAGCGTGATCTCCTCCGTTTGATAAACGGGGAGCGGACTTTGCGTGACGTTCTTTCGGGATCAACGATGTCGTCGATGGATTGCGCCAGGGTGCTCTATTTTTTTATCACGGCGGGGATTTTACAGCCGGCTCTCCAAGAAACGGAAGGGGCCGAAAAAGTCGATCGGCAGGACCATCATCAAGATCATCAAAAAGAAACGGAAGAGGTGCCTCCTGCCGTCGAAGAGGAAGTTCTAAAGCAAGCTTTTTTCGACGAGGAGAAAGAGGCGACCGTCCAAAAGATTCGTGAAGCTTACCTGCAGATGGAGAATCAGAATTATTACGAAATATTAAAGGTGACCCCCTCGGCGGGTCGAGACGAGATTAAGAAGGCTTATTTTAGGTTGGCAAAGGAATACCATCCGGATCGTCACTTTGAAGCCGAAATGGGTCAGGTAAAAAAAGAACTGGAAAGCCTCTTCGTCCGGATCACCCAGGCCTACGACACGCTCTTGGTAGAAAAGAAGAGGAAGGTCTACGATTCCGAGCTGGCAAGTGGAAAACAAAATCAGAAACAGGCGGAGCCGACACATCGGGATTTTTTTTCGCGTGGACAGGCCGCGCTCCAGAAAGGGGATCTTCGGGACGCCTGTTACTTCTTTCAGGAAGCCATTGATAAGATGCCGGAAAGAATCGATAAAGCGATCTATTATTTGCGGTACGGCCAAGCAATGGCGCGCATTCCAGGCAAGCTGCGCGATGCAGCTGAAATTCTAAAAAAGGGGGTTGCCTTAGATCCCACCAGGACCGAATTCCATGTGGAGTTAGGTCTGATCTACAGTAAGACCGGATTGACACAGAAGGCGGTCACTTCCTTCGCAGAAGCCCTCAAAAGAGATCCAAATAATAAAATCGCAAAAGCAGAAATCGAAAAACTCCACCCCTAGATTTTTCCAAATCGGCCGTGAATTTTCGGTTGACATGGGTAAAGTGCTGTGTTATGTTTATATCCGACTAAACTAGTCGCCGATTAAAAT contains:
- a CDS encoding DnaJ domain-containing protein yields the protein MTATPILPSGRLRDTRLPVLLQLLRSELKTGVLTLKRNDLNKSIFLQEGDIIFASSLYSDDRLGEVLLKAGKINFRQYEISVDLLKKTGKRQGTILVEQGFIAPKDLFEGVVFQVREIVLSPFTWVEGDYEFIEGPLPSEEVITLQISTGDIILDGIKRIQDWNRLIRDLPPLNSVLHLSNDPRSLFQSVNLSAAERDLLRLINGERTLRDVLSGSTMSSMDCARVLYFFITAGILQPALQETEGAEKVDRQDHHQDHQKETEEVPPAVEEEVLKQAFFDEEKEATVQKIREAYLQMENQNYYEILKVTPSAGRDEIKKAYFRLAKEYHPDRHFEAEMGQVKKELESLFVRITQAYDTLLVEKKRKVYDSELASGKQNQKQAEPTHRDFFSRGQAALQKGDLRDACYFFQEAIDKMPERIDKAIYYLRYGQAMARIPGKLRDAAEILKKGVALDPTRTEFHVELGLIYSKTGLTQKAVTSFAEALKRDPNNKIAKAEIEKLHP